A genomic segment from Malus domestica chromosome 05, GDT2T_hap1 encodes:
- the LOC103445239 gene encoding F-box protein SKIP23, translating to MADWSKLPKDLLEEIARRLESAFYLLRFRSVCSSWRSSVTSRPRRLPGRFPFLTNHGICATSLGFHLSQRSIFLMGLPNSRNQRDPDRWLVKIEEDVPGRMHLLNPLSRFQLKPLPEAFPKVLDLSKFRVFELGGEFVLHYVHFRPFGNGNSLGDDGNLYMEKVVFMCSGSESNDFVLLTIHVSGKLAMFKSEDKRWTIIHDMPSPYDDVIMFKGQFYAVDGTGRTVTVGLNSNLSLVANPVFGGDKKFLVESSGELLVVDMYLSIAAPGDLDDLDVDDEVLQMQFSGCLTERTVRFEVFKLDREGKKLVEMKSLGDRVLFLGDDCTFSASASQLSGCKGNCILFTDNFFYMGSEEECVFKARDIGVFDLDDCSIAPLSDYPEYSKLFWPPPDWVPSTTSEMQTQLEELAI from the exons ATGGCCGACTGGTCTAAACTTCCCAAAGACCTCCTAGAAGAAATCGCCAGACGCCTAGAGAGCGCCTTCTACTTACTCCGTTTTCGATCCGTCTGCTCCTCATGGCGGTCCTCCGTCACCTCCCGACCTCGCCGTCTACCGGGCCGATTTCCCTTCCTCACAAACCACGGTATCTGCGCCACCTCCCTAGGGTTCCACCTCTCCCAGCGCAGCATTTTCCTGATGGGTTTGCCCAATTCCCGCAACCAAAGAGACCCAGATCGCTGGCTggtcaagatcgaagaggacgTACCGGGTCGGATGCACTTGCTGAATCCTCTCTCGCGGTTTCAGCTGAAGCCGCTGCCCGAAGCGTTTCCGAAGGTATTGGATTTAtcgaaatttagggtttttgagtTGGGTggagaatttgttttgcatTATGTCCATTTTAGGCCTTTTGGGAATGGCAATTCTTTGGGCGATGATGGCAATTTGTATATGGAAAAGGTGGTTTTTATGTGTTCGGGTTCCGAAAGCAACGATTTTGTGCTTCTTACGATTCATGTGTCTGGGAAATTAGCCATGTTTAAGTCTGAGGATAAGAGGTGGACTATAATTCATGATATGCCATCGCCTTACGATGATGTTATAATGTTTAAAGGACAATTTTATGCTGTTGATGGCACTGGCCGGACTGTGACGGTGGGGTTGAATTCGAATTTGAGCTTGGTTGCGAATCCGGTGTTTGGTGGTGATAAGAAGTTTTTGGTTGAATCGAGTGGCGAATTGCTGGTGGTTGATATGTACTTGAGCATCGCTGCACCGGGGGATTTGGATGATTTGGATGTCGATGATGAAGTTTTACAAATGCAATTCAGTGGTTGTTTGACTGAGAGAACTGTTAGGTTTGAGGTTTTTAAGTTGGATAGAGAGGGGAAGAAGTTGGTTGAAATGAAAAGCTTGGGGGATAGGGTGTTGTTTTTGGGGGATGACTGCACATTTTCTGCCTCGGCTTCCCAGTTATCGGGTTGTAAAGGGAATTGTATACTTTTCACGGATAATTTCTTCTATATGGGCAGTGAAGAAGAATGTGTGTTCAAGGCCCGAGATATAGGTGTGTTTGACTTGGATGATTGTAGTATTGCACCGTTATCTGATTATCCAGAGTATTCAAAGTTGTTTTGGCCACCCCCTGACTGGGTTCCATCGACAACGTCAGAA ATGCAAACTCAGCTTGAAGAATTGGCTATATGA
- the LOC103445241 gene encoding uncharacterized protein: MPKKMGLNSKAEAAKARKSSTEAERKEREAREKEEQYWREAEGSKSRAAKKREEEAEKRAEAAARKAEARRLAELEEKELEKAGKKPDKKVGRVTIPVPKVTEAELRRRKEEEQAALEKKSDEVKKKQSRTAEEEEYERMVVVENKNRDDSIIEARTVEEAVAQMSVAESLPVDRHPERRLKASFKAFEEAELPRLKEEKPGLTHNQYKDMIWKLWKKSPDNPLNQLAE, from the exons ATGCCGAAAAAGATGGGTTTGAATAGCAAGGCGGAGGCCGCCAAGGCTCGGAAGAGCTCCACCGAAGCCGAGCGCAAGGAGCGCGAGGCTCGCGAGAAGGAGGAGCAGTACTGGCGCGAGGCCGAGGGCAGCAAGTCCCGCGCGGCAAAGAAGCGCgaggaagaagccgagaagCGAGCGGAGGCCGCCGCGCGGAAAGCCGAGGCGCGCCGATTGGCGGAGCTGGAGGAGAAGGAACTCGAGAAGGCGGGGAAGAAGCCCGATAAGAAGGTCGGGCGAGTCACGATCCCGGTTCCAAAGGTGACCGAGGCCGAGCTGAGACGGCGGAAAGAGGAGGAGCAGGCGGCGTTGGAGAAGAAATCGGATGaggtgaagaagaagcagagcCGTACGGCAGAGGAGGAGGAGTATGAgaggatggtggtggtggagaatAAGAATCGGGATGATTCGATTATTGAGGCGAGGACGGTGGAGGAGGCGGTTGCGCAGATGTCGGTGGCGGAGAGCTTGCCGGTGGATCGCCACCCGGAAAGGAGGCTCAAGGCTTCGTTTAAG GCTTTTGAAGAAGCTGAGCTCCCCAGGCTGAAGGAAGAGAAACCAGGTCTTACGCACAATCAATACAAGGACATGATATGGAAGCTGTGGAAGAAATCTCCGGATAACCCTCTAAATCAG CTTGCTGAGTGA
- the LOC103445244 gene encoding signal recognition particle 43 kDa protein, chloroplastic: MDALFVNQYSISGLRLSPSLTTTTSSFPPQSFHRLKPTTYTTTKPTTLITVSAIQNQQQTQSIETHNPLPLPDANEPDENDESYGEVDKIIGSRALVGGKGMQYLISWKDGHSPSWVPSGSIAKDVVAEYENPWWTAAKNADESALSQLIAAEDDSRDVDAVDGDGRTALIFVSGLGSEQCVRVLAEAGADLNHRDNGGGLTALHMAAGYVRPGVVKLLVELGADPEVEDERGRKPLDLAREILKTTPQGNPMHFARRLGLEAVIRELERVIFEYAEVQELLEKRGKGGRTEYLVKWKDGGDNEWVNAKLIGEDLVADYEAGLEYAVAEGVVGKRVGDEGKLEYLVKWTDIDEATWEPEENVDPDLIKEFVEAQNSSGPGNVEEAQLGK; this comes from the coding sequence ATGGACGCTCTCTTCGTCAACCAGTACTCCATCTCCGGCCTCAGACTCTCCCCAAgcctcaccaccaccacctcctcaTTCCCTCCCCAATCCTTCCACCGCCTTAAACCCACCACCTACACCACCACCAAGCCCACCACCCTCATAACCGTCTCCGCCATCCAAAACCAACAACAAACCCAATCCATCGAAACCCATAACCCACTTCCGCTCCCAGATGCCAATGAACCCGACGAAAACGACGAATCCTACGGAGAGGTAGACAAAATCATCGGAAGCAGAGCGCTGGTGGGCGGCAAGGGGATGCAGTACTTAATTTCCTGGAAAGACGGCCATTCGCCGTCGTGGGTCCCGTCGGGTTCCATTGCGAAGGACGTGGTGGCGGAGTACGAGAACCCGTGGTGGACCGCCGCCAAAAATGCTGACGAATCCGCACTGAGTCAGCTCATAGCTGCCGAGGACGACTCGCGCGACGTTGACGCCGTTGACGGGGATGGCCGCACTGCTCTCATATTCGTCTCGGGTCTCGGGTCGGAGCAGTGCGTTCGGGTTCTGGCCGAGGCCGGAGCCGATTTGAACCACCGCGATAACGGCGGGGGACTAACAGCGTTACATATGGCTGCTGGTTATGTCCGTCCTGGTGTCGTCAAATTATTGGTGGAGCTGGGTGCGGATCCCGAAGTGGAGGACGAGAGGGGGCGGAAGCCGTTGGATTTGGCGCGGGAGATACTCAAAACGACGCCGCAGGGGAACCCGATGCACTTTGCGAGGCGGTTGGGGTTGGAGGCCGTGATTAGGGAGCTAGAGAGGGTAATATTCGAGTACGCGGAGGTGCAGGAGTTGCTGGAGAAGCGCGGGAAAGGGGGTCGCACGGAGTATTTGGTCAAATGGAAGGACGGCGGAGATAACGAGTGGGTCAACGCAAAGCTAATCGGCGAGGATCTGGTGGCGGACTACGAGGCGGGGCTCGAGTACGCGGTGGCGGAAGGGGTGGTGGGAAAGAGAGTTGGGGATGAAGGGAAGCTGGAGTACTTGGTGAAATGGACGGATATAGATGAGGCCACGTGGGAGCCGGAGGAGAATGTTGATCCTGATTTGATCAAGGAGTTTGTGGAGGCCCAAAATTCAAGTGGGCCGGGTAATGTGGAGGAGGCCCAATTGGGAAAGTAG
- the LOC103445240 gene encoding rop guanine nucleotide exchange factor 1, with protein sequence MGSVSSEDGSDQQSERCGSYSLSADVSESESCSSFSCRRFDAEGASSSMTSSPCPVAGNFCFQPPVMLPVIGGKDVVAWDENPEKRDADLSEVEMMKERFAKLLLGEDMSGGGKGVCTALAISNAITNLSATVFGELWRLEPLKAQRKAMWRREMEWLLCVSDSIVELVPSIQQFPGGGTYEVMEMRPRSDLYVNLPAIKKLDAMLLSMLDGFCETEFCYIDRGIILGDSKEGEGFMGGRPSIRQEEKWWLPYPKVPPNGLSCETRKKLQQCRDCCNQILKAAMAINSSVLVEMEIPRAYMETLPKNGKDCLGDIIYRYITADQFSPEHLLDCLDLSSEHQTLEIANRIEAAVHVWKQKDQKKHNNHKAKRASWGGKVKGLVADTEKNHFLAQRAETLLHSLRHRFPGLPQTSLDMNKIQYNKDVGQSILESYSRVMESLAFNIMARIDDVLFVDDATKRCAAAESVSIFSRGGLSGLPIQKRMSPSPFSIQHTPYASPLATPTFCSSTPVIGSPGRTPLCVKRSVILDEKSEKLLAADFERVWSYAGSLSSRRTTGDAPERD encoded by the exons ATGGGGAGTGTGTCGTCGGAGGACGGCTCGGACCAGCAGAGCGAGCGGTGCGGGAGCTACAGCCTGAGCGCCGATGTGAGCGAGTCCGAGAGTTGCAGCAGCTTCTCGTGCAGGAGGTTCGACGCGGAAGGGGCTTCGAGCTCCATGACGTCGTCTCCGTGCCCGGTTGCCGGAAATTTCTGTTTTCAGCCCCCGGTGATGCTTCCGGTGATCGGAGGGAAGGATGTGGTGGCTTGGGATGAGAATCCGGAGAAGCGAGATGCTGATTTATCTg aggttgaaatgatgaaggagaggTTCGCAAAGCTTTTGCTTGGAGAAGACATGTCCGGAGGTGGGAAAGGAGTCTGCACTGCCCTTGCTATCTCAAATGCCATCACCAATCTCTCTG CAACCGTGTTTGGCGAATTATGGAGGTTAGAGCCGCTGAAAGCGCAGAGAAAGGCAATGTGGCGCCGGGAAATGGAGTGGCTCTTATGTGTGAGTGATTCAATTGTTGAGCTTGTGCCTTCAATACAACAGTTTCCAGGTGGGGGTACATATGAAGTCATGGAGATGCGGCCGCGCTCTGACTTGTATGTGAATCTACCTGCCATAAAGAAGCTTGATGCAATGCTGCTTAGTATGCTGGATGGATTTTGTGAGACGGAGTTCTGCTATATTGACCGGGGGATAATTTTGGGCGATTCGAAAGAGGGTGAGGGGTTTATGGGTGGAAGGCCTTCGATTAGGCAGGAAGAGAAGTGGTGGTTGCCCTATCCTAAAGTTCCGCCAAATGGGTTGTCCTGTGAAACAAGGAAGAAGTTGCAGCagtgtagggactgctgcaacCAGATATTGAAGGCGGCCATGGCGATTAATAGTAGTGTGCTTGTTGAGATGGAAATCCCGAGAGCATACATGGAAACGTTGCCCAAG AATGGCAAGGATTGTCTGGGCGATATCATTTATCGTTACATAACTGCAGACCAGTTTTCACCCGAACATCTTCTTGATTGCCTGGACTTGTCGTCAGAACATCAAACTCTAGAGATAGCCAATAGAATTGAGGCAGCTGTGCATGTTTGGAAGCAAAAAGACCAGAAGAAACACAACAATCATAAAGCTAAACGGGCATCTTGGGGGGGCAAGGTCAAGGGCCTTGTTGCTGATACTGAAAAGAACCATTTCCTGGCCCAACGAGCAGAGACCCTCTTACACAGCCTAAGGCATCGTTTCCCTGGCCTCCCGCAAACTTCACTAGATATGAACAAAATACAGTATAACAAG GATGTGGGGCAGTCAATTCTGGAAAGCTACTCAAGAGTTATGGAGAGTCTGGCCTTTAACATAATGGCAAGAATAGATGATGTCCTCTTCGTTGACGATGCTACCAAGCGATGTGCTGCAGCGGAATCAGTGTCTATCTTCAGCAGGGGAGGTTTGAGTGGCCTTCCTATCCAGAAGCGGATGTCGCCAAGCCCCTTCTCCATTCAACACACTCCTTACGCGTCTCCACTTGCAACACCGACTTTCTGTTCCTCCACCCCAGTTATTGGAAGTCCAGGAAGGACACCTCTGTGTGTAAAGCGCAGTGTTATATTAGACGAGAAGTCAGAGAAACTACTCGCGGCTGATTTTGAGAGGGTGTGGTCGTACGCCGGAAGCCTAAGCTCAAGGAGAACTACCGGCGACGCTCCTGAACGGGATTGA
- the LOC103445242 gene encoding PTI1-like tyrosine-protein kinase 1, giving the protein MLSFRSKKSKKRTIIVGLKSDNSSREMLLRLLIAVVKHRDSVIAVHVQENDDSFDPNTFHIHEDFCKSKQVDFQLKVCIADSYISELTYQVRIGFASILVIGCSLSGPSFSAIHTCLKGLPPSCTLLVMNTVGRVLMEGQGTCQQGSVRAAALQSSHSFSSIYTCHDQSNTTRQLQKSLTTPPSSTASLMRPTTTRRALSAVNKMVEVADLASEKLFQRLEVLQAEGSSRHFTPKELRDATNNFSPATVIGEGGHSKVYCAKLGNGEAAAVKVLQTTRCSTADFFREVDLLSGMKHDNIVQIIGFCRSGEMQAIVYKLLMGSLRQNLRELKWSERMKVAIGVAKALDYLHDSHSPPIIHRDVKSSNILLSHNCEPILSDFGAAMLLQTHQSQANTKAPFHVVGTFGYLAPEYMMYGKVDEKIDVYSYGVVLLELITGKEAIQTHQEIRESLVLWARSLLSCGICERLIDPHLIEDYNKEEMEIMMIAARLCLMHSSSRRPTMKTILKLLEKPDNWLRMQRERDEFLNVTERGKTALS; this is encoded by the exons ATGTTATCATTCAGGTCCAAGAAATCGAAGAAGAGGACGATAATTGTCGGTCTGAAATCAGATAATTCAAGCAGAGAAATGCTTCTGAGATTGCTCATTGCTGTTGTAAAACACAGGGACAGTGTGATTGCTGTTCATGTTCAAGAGAACGATGATTCTTTTGATCCCAACACTTTCCACATCCACGAAGATTTCTGCAAGTCCAAGCAG GTGGATTTCCAACTAAAAGTGTGCATTGCAGATTCTTACATTTCTGAATTAACCTACCAAGTCAGGATCGGCTTTGCATCAATCCTTGTAATTGGTTGCAGCCTCTCAGG GCCAAGTTTTTCAGCTATCCATACTTGCTTGAAAGGGTTACCTCCATCATGCACACTACTGGTGATGAATACCGTGGGAAGAGTCCTAATGGAGGGGCAGGGGACTTGCCAACAAGGCTCTGTAAGGGCAGCAGCCCTACAATCTTCTCACTCATTTTCCTCAATCTACACTTGCCATGACCAATCAAATACCACCCGGCAGTTGCAAAAGTCCTTAACAACTCCGCCTTCCTCTACAGCGTCGTTGATGCGGCCAACGACTACTAGAAGAGCACTCTCTGCCGTAAATAAAATGGTGGAGGTCGCTGATTTGGCGTCCGAGAAACTGTTTCAAAGATTGGAAGTACTACAAGCAGAAGGTTCAAGCAGGCATTTCACGCCGAAAGAGCTTCGTGATGCAACTAACAATTTCAGCCCAGCCACAGTGATTGGAGAGGGTGGACATAGCAAGGTGTACTGCGCCAAACTTGGAAATGGTGAAGCTGCAGCTGTGAAAGTCCTCCAAACCACACGGTGCTCAACAGCGGATTTTTTTCGAGAAGTAGACTTGCTATCTGGTATGAAGCATGACAACATTGTGCAGATAATCGGGTTCTGTCGTAGTGGGGAGATGCAAGCAATTGTGTATAAACTTTTGATGGGAAGCTTGAGGCAGAATTTAAGAGAGCTAAAGTGGAGTGAGAGGATGAAAGTTGCAATCGGTGTGGCAAAGGCGTTGGACTACCTTCATGATTCTCACAGTCCTCCCATCATCCATAGGGATGTGAAGTCATCTAACATTCTCCTCTCCCACAATTGCGAACCGATA TTATCAGATTTTGGAGCAGCAATGTTACTTCAAACTCATCAATCTCAAGCAAACACAAAGGCGCCGTTCCATGTTGTTGGGACGTTTGGATACTTAGCCCCGGAGTACATGATGTATGGAAAGGTTGATGAAAAGATAGATGTGTACTCATATGGAGTTGTGCTCCTAGAACTTATCACCGGGAAAGAAGCGATTCAAACTCACCAGGAGATTCGCGAGAGCTTAGTATTATGG GCAAGGTCCTTACTGAGCTGTGGCATATGCGAACGTCTGATCGATCCTCACTTGATTGAAGACTACAACAAGGAAGAGATGGAAATAATGATGATAGCGGCACGCCTCTGCCTTATGCACTCATCTTCTAGAAGGCCAACCATGAAAACG ATACTGAAGTTACTTGAGAAGCCAGATAACTGGTTAAGGATGCAGAGAGAAAGAGACGAGTTTCTAAACGTAACTGAAAGAGGCAAAACAGCCCTATCTTGA
- the LOC103445273 gene encoding GDSL esterase/lipase At5g55050-like, with protein sequence MENISWAVVSLVLCVAIGSVSPADPGAPLIFIFGDSTADVGTNNFLLTSTARADFPHNGIDFPSSEPTGRFSNGLNSADFLSMTFGLKRSPPPFFSLNATSLSNKTFGGVNFASGGSGLFDITGKKSVVRKNVVPLAEQIQQFSTVKSNLTAIKGGRRVTERSLFFISIGSNDLFGYYHSNSSIPKEEFLSSLLLAYENHLKGLIDLGARKFGIISVAPIGCCPSQRVYNASGGCLEDLNDLAVAFHSRLDALMSKLSSECKDVKYALGNAFEMTINVIRNPLPFNFTQVEAACCGAGKLNGESFCSPNATLCLNRDNYLFWDLFHPTQAASKLAAVTLFNGGPQFVTPINFAQLAMA encoded by the exons ATGGAAAACATATCATGGGCTGTTGTTTCTCTAGTTCTATGTGTGGCTATAGGTTCTGTTAGTCCAGCAGACCCAGGTGCGCCACTTATCTTCATATTTGGTGACTCAACTGCTGATGTTGGAACAAACAATTTCTTGCTCACCAGCACGGCTAGGGCTGACTTTCCCCACAATGGCATTGACTTTCCTTCCTCAGAACCCACTGGAAGGTTCAGCAATGGCCTCAACAGTGCTGATTTTCTTT CTATGACTTTCGGTCTCAAGAGAAGTCCGCCACCATTTTTCTCTCTCAACGCTACGTCTCTTTCCAACAAAACATTTGGTGGTGTTAACTTTGCTTCTGGAGGGTCAGGCCTATTTGACATAACTGGAAAAAAATCAGTGGTACGC AAAAATGTTGTCCCATTAGCAGAGCAGATACAACAATTTTCCACTGTCAAGAGCAATCTTACCGCCATAAAAGGGGGGAGGAGAGTAACCGAGAGGTCCTTGTTCTTTATCAGCATTGGTAGCAATGACCTTTTCGGATATTACCACTCAAACAGTTCCATACCAAAGGAAGAATTCTTATCTTCTTTATTACTTGCTTATGAAAACCACTTGAAG GGCTTAATCGATCTTGGAGCAAGGAAGTTTGGCATCATTAGCGTTGCCCCAATCGGATGCTGTCCATCTCAAAGGGTTTACAACGCCTCTGGCGGGTGTTTAGAGGATTTAAATGATCTTGCAGTAGCTTTCCACTCAAGGTTGGATGCCCTAATGTCCAAGCTAAGCTCAGAATGCAAGGACGTCAAGTATGCACTTGGCAATGCATTTGAGATGACAATAAATGTCATTCGGAACCCTCTTCCATTCA aTTTTACACAAGTGGAAGCTGCCTGTTGCGGAGCTGGGAAGCTCAACGGTGAATCCTTCTGCAGTCCAAATGCCACACTTTGTTTGAATCGCGACAACTACTTGTTCTGGGATCTATTTCATCCAACACAGGCTGCTTCTAAGTTGGCAGCTGTGACCCTCTTCAATGGTGGACCACAATTCGTAACCCCGATAAATTTCGCTCAGTTGGCCATGGCTTAA
- the LOC103445274 gene encoding GDSL esterase/lipase At5g55050-like, with the protein MANKSWVVVSLVLCVAVAVVSSSDPGAPLIFVLGDSTADVGTNNFLPTSTARANFPHNGIDFPSSKPTGRFSNGLNSADFLAQILGLRRSPPPFLSLKAKSLRKKRFSGVNFASGGSGLLDITGKTSLSLMKFGTPEKTPLAAPSVNQKNVVSLTEQIQQFATVKRNLTAIKGGRRVTKKSLFFISIGSNDLFEYYHSNSSIPKEEFLTSLLLAYENHLKNLIDLGARKFGIISVAPIGCCPSQRIHNTTSGCLEDLNDLAVAFHARLDALMFKMSSECKDIKYALGNAFEMTINVIQNPLPYNFTQVEAACCGAGKLNGESFCSPYANLCLNRDNYLFWDLYHPTQAASKLAAVTLFNGGPQFVTPINFARLAMA; encoded by the exons ATGGCAAACAAATCATGGGTTGTTGTTTCTCTGGTCCTCTGTGTGGCTGTAGCTGTTGTTAGTTCATCAGACCCAGGTGCGCCACTAATCTTCGTACTAGGTGACTCAACGGCCGACGTTGGAACCAATAACTTCTTGCCCACCAGCACGGCTAGGGCTAACTTTCCACACAATGGCATTGACTTTCCTTCCTCAAAACCCACTGGAAGGTTCAGCAATGGCCTCAATAGTGCTGATTTTCTCG CTCAGATACTCGGTCTCAGGAGAAGTCCGCCGCcttttctttctctcaaagCTAAATCTCTTCGCAAGAAGAGGTTTAGTGGAGTTAACTTTGCTTCTGGAGGGTCAGGCCTTCTTGACATAACTGGAAAAACATCG CTGAGTCTAATGAAGTTTGGAACACCAGAGAAAACTCCGCTTGCTGCCCCATCCGTCAATCAAAAAAATGTTGTGTCATTAACAGAGCAGATTCAACAATTTGCTACCGTCAAGAGAAACCTTACCGCCATAAAAGGGGGGAGGAGAGTAACTAAGAAGTCCTTGTTCTTCATCAGCATTGGTAGCAATGACCTTTTCGAATATTACCACTCAAACAGTTCCATTCCAAAGGAAGAATTCTTAACTTCTTTATTACTTGCATATGAAAACCACTTGAAG AATTTAATTGATCTTGGAGCGAGGAAGTTTGGCATCATTAGCGTTGCCCCGATTGGATGCTGCCCGtctcaaaggattcacaacacTACCAGCGGATGTTTGGAGGATTTGAACGATCTTGCAGTAGCTTTCCATGCAAGGTTGGATGCCTTAATGTTCAAGATGAGCTCAGAATGTAAGGACATCAAGTATGCACTTGGAAATGCTTTCGAGATGACAATAAATGTCATTCAGAATCCTCTTCCATATA ATTTTACACAAGTGGAAGCTGCATGTTGCGGAGCTGGGAAGCTCAACGGTGAATCCTTCTGCAGTCCATATGCCAATCTTTGTTTGAATCGCGACAACTACTTGTTCTGGGATCTATATCATCCAACACAGGCTGCTTCTAAGTTAGCAGCTGTGACCCTCTTCAATGGTGGACCACAATTCGTAACCCCAATAAATTTTGCTCGGTTGGCCATGGCTTAA
- the LOC103445243 gene encoding L-ascorbate oxidase homolog has translation MLLKFLAAVVLVLGLVSAEDPYRYFDWNVTYGDIYPLGARQQGILINGQFPGPEIYSVTNDNLIINVHNSLPEPFLISWNGVQQRRNSYQDGVYGTTCPIPPGKNFTYTLQVKDQIGSFYYFPSLAFHKAAGGFGAIKILSRPRIPVPFPEPAGDYSILIGDWYKTDHKVLKAILDRGHRLPFPDSVLINGRGPSGTTFTFEQGKTYRLRISNVGLQNSLNFRIQGHTLKLVEVEGTHTLQTTYESLDIHVGQSYSVLVTADQAPQDYYIAVSTRFTSKVLTSTAIFHYSNSARQVSGPIPGGPTQTGWSLSQARSIRTNLTASGPRPNPQGSYHYGLVNVSRTIMLQSSAAQVSGKQRYAVNSVSFIPADTPLKLADYFKIDGVFKVGSISDYPTHQNMYLDTSVMGADFRAFVEIVFENKENIVQSFHLDGYSFWVVGMDGGKWTPTSRNEYNLRDAVSRSTTQVYPKSWTAIYIALDNVGMWNVRSEFWARQYLGQQFYLRVYSPVESTRDEFPIPRNALLCGRAAGRTTRP, from the exons ATGCTGCTCAAGTTTCTAGCTGCCGTTGTTTTGGTTCTGGGTCTTGTCAGTGCCGAGGACCCTTACCGATACTTCGACTGGAACGTAACATATGGTGACATATATCCACTCGGTGCTCGTCAACAG GGAATTCTTATTAATGGTCAGTTTCCGGGGCCGGAAATCTATTCTGTAACCAATGACAACCTCATTATCAACGTCCACAACAGCTTGCCGGAGCCTTTCCTTATTTCATG GAATGGAGTGCAACAAAGGAGAAACTCATACCAAGATGGGGTGTATGGAACCACATGCCCAATCCCACCAGGCAAGAACTTCACCTACACACTACAAGTGAAGGATCAAATTGGAAGCTTTTACTACTTCCCATCTCTTGCCTTCCATAAAGCTGCCGGTGGCTTTGGAGCCATTAAAATCCTCAGCAGGCCCAGAATCCCAGTCCCATTCCCAGAACCAGCTGGGGATTACTCCATTCTGATTGGAGATTGGTACAAAACTGATCACAAG GTATTAAAGGCCATTCTAGATCGCGGTCACAGGCTTCCCTTCCCAGATAGTGTTCTAATCAATGGACGTGGACCAAGTGGTACAACTTTCACATTTGAACAAG GTAAAACCTACAGGCTTAGAATATCAAATGTTGGGCTCCAGAACTCTCTGAACTTCAGAATCCAGGGACACACATTGAAGCTGGTTGAGGTTGAAGGAACCCACACTCTCCAGACCACTTACGAGTCTCTTGATATCCACGTGGGACAGTCCTACTCTGTGCTCGTCACAGCAGATCAGGCCCCTCAGGACTACTACATTGCTGTGTCAACTCGTTTCACCAGCAAGGTCCTCACCAGCACTGCAATTTTTCACTACAGTAACTCCGCCCGTCAAGTTTCCGGCCCAATTCCTGGTGGCCCCACCCAAACTGGCTGGTCTCTTAGCCAGGCCCGCTCCATTAG GACTAATTTGACAGCAAGTGGACCAAGACCAAACCCACAAGGCTCCTACCACTATGGTCTTGTGAATGTGAGCAGAACAATCATGCTACAGAGCTCAGCAGCTCAAGTAAGTGGGAAGCAAAGATATGCAGTGAACAGTGTATCTTTCATCCCTGCTGACACACCATTGAAGCTTGCGGATTACTTCAAGATTGATGGAGTTTTTAAGGTTGGAAGCATCTCAGATTATCCCACTCACCAAAACATGTACCTTGACACTTCAGTCATGGGTGCTGATTTTAGGGCTTTTGTTGAGATTGTGTTTGAGAACAAGGAAAACATTGTGCAAAGTTTTCACTTGGATGGTTACTCCTTCTGGGTTGTTGG AATGGATGGAGGTAAATGGACACCAACTAGTCGGAACGAATACAACCTTAGAGATGCAGTTTCAAGAAGTACCACACAG GTGTATCCAAAGTCATGGACTGCAATATACATTGCTTTGGACAATGTTGGTATGTGGAATGTGAGAAGTGAGTTTTGGGCAAGGCAATACCTTGGACAACAATTTTACCTACGAGTTTACTCGCCCGTGGAGTCAACTAGGGATGAATTCCCAATTCCCAGAAATGCCCTTCTTTGTGGTAGGGCGGCTGGCAGAACAACGAGACCTTGA